A window of Babesia microti strain RI chromosome III, complete genome contains these coding sequences:
- a CDS encoding KRR1, ribosomal RNA assembly protein (overlaps_old_locusTagID:BBM_III00490), whose translation MANEHAQFGESSTNENITVTTVNKNKKYRRDKPWDDENIDHWEIQPFKPEDNLGGHFAEESSFATLFPKYREKYIQSIWADVKKCLGEHNIRCNLDLVEGSMSVYTSKKTWDPYIIIKARDMIKLLARSVPFAQARKILLDGVYCDIVKIGGLIRNKEKFVKRRQRLVGPGGTTLKALEILTECYILTQGQTVSIMGPFKGVKLARRIVEDCMRNIHPVYHIKELMIKRELNKDENLKNENWDRFLPQFKKRNVQRKKFKSKKKNSNSIIPDQTPRKEDIMLETGEYFLKEHVRKEKALKEKKRRKTIKLEEYIKTYDPKNSALNKNKNDVTKNDDDAGEIRKEPENIRKKAKLSSLNTQTARKLIL comes from the exons ATGGCAAATGAACATGCTCAGTTTGGAGAATCCAGTACAAATGAAAACATCACCGTAACGACGGTAAATAAGAATAAGAAATATCGCCGCGACAAGCCATGGGATGATGAAAACATAGACCATTGGGAAATTCAACCATTCAAACCA GAAGATAACTTAGGGGGCCATTTTGCAGAGGAAAGTAGCTTCGCCACCCTATTTCCTAAATATCGCGAAAAATACATCCAATCTATATGGGCAGATGTCAAAAA ATGTCTTGGAGAACATAATATTAGATGCAATTTGGATCTTGTTGAGGGATCAATGTCTGTCTACACATCCAAAAAAACTTGGGACCcgtatatcatcattaagGCCAGGGACATGATCAAGCTTTTAGCACGCAGTGTCCCTTTTGCACAAGCACGAAAAATACTGCTTGATGGTGTATATTGTGACATTGTCAAAATTGGCGGTTTGATCAGGAATAAGGAGAAGTTTGTCAAAAGGAGACAAAGGTTAGTAGGCCCTGGAGGGACTACTTTAAAAGCATTAGAAATACTCACGGAATGCTATATTCTGACACAGGGGCAAACTGTGTCTATTATGGGCCCATTCAAGGGCGTTAAATTGGCAAGGCGAATTGTGGAAGATTGCATGAGAAACATTCACCCAGTATACCATATCAAAGAGTTAATGATCAAAAGAGAGTTAAATAAGGATGAGAATTTGAAGAATGAAAATTGGGACAGATTCTTACCTCAATTCAAAAAACGCAATGTGCAGCGTAAAAAGTTTAAGTCCAAGAAAAAGAATTCAAATAGCATAATTCCAGATCAG ACACCAAGGAAGGAGGATATTATGTTGGAAACAGGCGAGTATTTTTTGAAGGAGCATGTGCGTAAGGAGAAGGCGTTGAAAGAGAAGAAGAGGCGGAAAACTATAAAACTTGAAGAATACATCAAAACATATGACCCAAAAAATTCAGCTCTTAATaagaataaaaatgatgtCACTAAAAATGACGATGATGCTGGTGAAATTAGAAAGGAGCCTGAAAATATAAGAAAAAAAGCAAAATTGAGTAGTTTGAATACCCAAACTGCTagaaaattaattttgtaa
- a CDS encoding syntaxin, Qa-SNARE family (SYN13) (overlaps_old_locusTagID:BBM_III00495): MDKSELAIKVSKLQNKLRELSENDCETPMQKLKKLENLGDEIFPIIESPTLQHEDESTKGLTAELQLTIKNLDKIRGDLLSEIKNQLHNPNSDGNHSVYQPIADEPSPSNYDETARTTRTGRKKTLLSSNTKDIMPKLKDETPPKYSNQMVMDLQQKLLKDDVFVEDSKLLSERTTRLKRLEEELVGIQDLYIQVSDQTMSQGEQLDSIENNMATAANHSKAMKNEFNITIERNRWPKKLIISLFIISLICTAVIYFSFSRR, encoded by the exons ATGGATAAATCTGAGTTGGCGATTAAAGTGAGCAAGTTGCAGAATAAATTAAGGGAGTTATCTGAAAAT GATTGTGAAACTCCTATGCAAAAGCTGAAAAAACTAGAAAATCTCGGAGatgaaatatttccaattatAGAATCTCCAACGCTGCAGCATGAAGATGAATCTACTAAA GGTTTAACTGCTGAACTACAGTTAACTATTAAAAACTTGGACAAAATCAGAGGGGATCTTTTATCAG aaataaaaaatcaactTCATAATCCAAACTCAGATGGTAATCATAGTGTCTACCAACCCATAGCCGATGAACCTTCACCTTCAAATTATGATGAAACTGCTAGAACTACCAGGACTGGACGCAAAAAGACATTACTTTCATCGAATACCAAAGATATTATGCCAAAATTAAAAGATGAAACTCCCCCAAAATACTCTAACCAAATGGTTATGGATTTACAGCAGAAATTGCTGAAGGATGATGTATTTGTTGAGGATTCCAAGTTGTTAAGTGAGAGGACAACGAGGCTGAAGCGATTGGAGGAGGAATTAGTGGGAATACAGGATCTGTATATCCAAGTTAGTGATCAGACTATGTCACAGGGTGAACAGTTGGATTCGATTGAGAATAATATGGCAACTGCGGCAAACCATTCCAAGGCTAtgaaaaatgaatttaacaTTACTATTGAAAGGAACAGGTGGCCTAAGAAGTTAATTATTTCACTTTTCATTATTTCTTTGATTTGCACAGCAGTTATTTACTTTTCATTTTCTCGCCGATAA